The Musa acuminata AAA Group cultivar baxijiao chromosome BXJ1-3, Cavendish_Baxijiao_AAA, whole genome shotgun sequence genome window below encodes:
- the LOC103978569 gene encoding ubiquitin C-terminal hydrolase 15-like isoform X1, which translates to MLQPREADIPALFIFLVLIPLFTYILLGRWNEAAKKKARISILAQLAAEEAFQVEAMASASVLQVLPSSRTGFHECTRCFAPATTRCSRCKSVRYCSGKCQIIHWRQGHKHECQQWHDSSLDVLAGLPLKDTVRHKPILNNSKSSYLCNGIEEPLHYNIQNDMDDPSFVSTDTSEDSETGRKSSGMGVVNKSKKDKSYGDDHTACAFDQDHDHDACAQALLTNHFTEISSEDAPKGSKLANRNSTASPCQIHMNQETNISSNARSPMVQHNKSAAETRKGLEQSGSTATSSRLHSDKHVISECQNGANISPEKADCSESGFSSSNEKFHVSYPAEHYSAKESIMYRKPPYTLGYTASSSQKLAENMSRGYHSQSLGKICDKESGSGIRQKNTSSNIHIRGLSGNASIEGMMTSSKKNPKALKRNLILLLNDNKKNKVCQMLFPYEDLVKFFQCEEWRISPRGLLNCGNSCYANAVLQCLTGTKPLMVYLLQRSHSRTCCVKEWCLMCELEQHVSMLKEGGGPLSASKILLNMRNIGCRMGGGNQEDAHEFLRLLVMSMQSVCLEGLGGEKEVDPRLQDTTLIQQIFGGRLKSKVKCLRCHLESEIYESIMDLTLEIHGRVESLEDALTQFTAPEDLDGENMYRCGRCLAYVKARKQLSLHEVPNILTIVLKRFQTGKYGKINKCVTFPEMLDMIPFVTGTADNPPLYLLYAVVVHVDTLNASFSGHYISYVKDLEGTWFRIDDSEVQAVPPNQVMSEGAYMLFYARSFPRPPQAHTEKKLSHPPTFARRSVVKSQKSSKHGQQRQDGSLHASENLVNPRNHMGKEHGEDTTDQAADHISRPSSRNSLPDGTYPDTSSMEFSDATSSDWHLFTSSDDSSFTTESTRDSFSTADYGDNTSIDTISSIFNPFYAPSYVHGNAVSCTKFPPCRPQTRFFMDSTNGSLVANSAIRRCT; encoded by the exons ATGCTTCAGCCAAGGGAAGCTGACATACCTGCACTTTTCATTTTCCTGGTCTTGATTCCACTTTTCACTTATATCTTACTTGGGAGATGGAACGAGGCGGCTAAGAAGAAGGCTAGGATAAGTATACTTGCTCAGCTTGCTGCTGAAGAAGCTTTCCAAGTAGAAGCAATGGCATCTGCCAGTGTCCTTCAAGTTTTGCCATCTTCAAGAACTGGCTTTCATGAATGCACTAGATGCTTTGCCCCTGCTACAACACGCTGCTCCAGATGCAAGTCGGTCAGATACTG TTCTGGAAAGTGCCAAATAATTCACTGGAGGCAGGGGCATAAGCATGAATGTCAACAATGGCATGATAGTTCCTTGGATGTTTTGGCTGGCCTACCTCTTAAAGATACAGTTCGGCACAAGCCTATCttgaataactcaaaatcatcttACCTTTGCAATGGTATTGAAGAGCCCCTGCATTACAATATTCAAAATGACATGGATGATCCTTCCTTTGTTAGCACTGACACATCTGAAGATTCAGAGACTGGAAGGAAGTCATCAGGAATGGGTGTTGTTAATAAATcaaaaaaagataaatcttatGGCGATGATCACACTGCATGTGCATTTGATCAAGACCATGACCATGATGCTTGTGCTCAAGCCTTGTTGACCAACCATTTTACTGAGATTTCTTCAGAGGATGCTCCTAAAGGATCTAAG TTAGCAAATCGAAACTCTACTGCTTCGCCCTGTCAAATCCATATGAATCAAGAGACCAACATCTCATCTAATGCCAGAAGTCCGATGGTCCAGCACAATAAATCAGCTGCCGAAACAAGAAAGGGACTGGAACAAAGTGGTTCCACTGCAACATCATCTCGGTTACATTCGGATAAACATGTGATAAGTGAATGCCAAAATGGTGCAAATATCAGTCCAGAGAAAGCAGATTGTTCTGAGTCTGGTTTTTCTTCTTCTAATGAAAAATTTCATGTCAGTTACCCTGCTGAACACTATTCAGCCAAAGAAAGCATAATGTACAGGAAACCCCCCTACACTCTTGGGTACACAGCTTCCTCGTCACAGAAGTTAGCGGAGAACATGTCGAGAGGGTACCACTCTCAAAGTTTAGGAAAAATTTGTGACAAGGAAAGTGGATCTG GAATCCGACAAAAGAATACATCCTCAAACATCCACATACGGGGCCTCAGTGGGAATGCAAGCATTGAAGGGATGATGACAAGCTCAAAGAAGAATCCAAAAGCGCTCAAACGGAATCTTATTTTATTGTTGAATGACAATAAGAAGAACAAG GTTTGTCAAATGTTATTTCCTTACGAAGATCTTGTTAAGTTTTTCCAATGTGAAGAGTGGCGGATATCTCCTAGGGGGCTTCTTAATTGTGGAAATAG TTGCTATGCTAATGCTGTTTTGCAATGTCTGACTGGCACCAAACCTCTCATGGTCTACCTACTTCAGAGATCACATTCAAGAACCT GTTGTGTCAAGGAGTGGTGCCTCATGTGTGAACTCGAGCAACATGTTTCAATGTTGAAGGAAGGAGGTGGTCCTTTGTCTGCCAGTAAGATCCTTTTGAACATGAGAAATATTGGGTGTCGCATGGGTGGTGGAAACCAAGAAGATGCACATGAATTTCTCAG GCTTCTAGTTATGTCCATGCAATCTGTGTGCCTTGAAGGACTGGGTGGTGAGAAGGAAGTTGATCCAAGGTTGCAAGATACAACACTTATACAACAGATATTTGGTGGTCGCCTCAAATCAAAG GTCAAGTGCCTAAGATGTCATCTTGAGTCTGAAATATATGAGAGCATTATGGATCTTACACTGGAGATACATGGCCGGGTTGAATCACTGGAAGATGCTCTCACACAATTTACTGCTCCGGAGGATTTAGATGGGGAGAATATGTACAGATGTGGAAG GTGTTTGGCATATGTTAaagccaggaagcagttgagtttACATGAGGTCCCCAACATACTAACTATAGTTTTGAAGAGGTTCCAG ACAGGGAAGTATGGCAAAATCAATAAGTGTGTTACCTTCCCTGAGATGCTGGACATGATTCCTTTTGTGACTGGGACTGCTGACAACCCTCCCCTTTACCTGTTGTATGCGGTTGTTGTGCACGTGGATACACTGAATGCATCATTTTCAGGGCATTATATTTCATATGTTAAAGATCTGGAAGGAACATGGTTCAGAATTGATGATTCTGAG GTGCAAGCAGTACCACCAAATCAAGTGATGTCGGAAGGTGCATACATGCTTTTCTACGCGAG ATCTTTTCCACGGCCCCCTCAAGCTCATACCGAGAAAAAATTATCACATCCTCCAACTTTTGCAAGGCGGAGTGTGGTCAAGAGCCAGAAATCTTCAAAACATGGGCAACAAAGACAAGATGGAAGCTTACATGCCTCAGAAAATTTGGTGAACCCTAGAAATCATATGGGAAAGGAACATGGTGAAGATACCACGGACCAAGCTGCTGATCACATCTCAAGGCCTTCAAGTAGAAACAGCCTGCCGGATGGAACATATCCAGATACGTCGAGCATGGAATTTTCTGATGCTACATCTAGCGATTGGCATCTTTTCACAAGTTCCGACGATTCATCATTCACCACCGAGAGCACCAGAGATTCATTTAGCACTGCCGATTATGGAGACAATACTAGCATCGACACTATTTCCTCTATATTCAACCCCTTCTATGCACCAAGTTATGTTCATGGCAATGCGGTTTCGTGCACAAAATTCCCACCGTGTAGGCCACAGACAAGATTCTTCATGGATAGCACAAATGGATCCTTAGTTGCCAACTCAGCAATTCGGCGGTGTACATAA
- the LOC103978569 gene encoding ubiquitin C-terminal hydrolase 15-like isoform X2, translating into MLQPREADIPALFIFLVLIPLFTYILLGRWNEAAKKKARISILAQLAAEEAFQVEAMASASVLQVLPSSRTGFHECTRCFAPATTRCSRCKSVRYCSGKCQIIHWRQGHKHECQQWHDSSLDVLAGLPLKDTVRHKPILNNSKSSYLCNGIEEPLHYNIQNDMDDPSFVSTDTSEDSETGRKSSGMGVVNKSKKDKSYGDDHTACAFDQDHDHDACAQALLTNHFTEISSEDAPKGSKLANRNSTASPCQIHMNQETNISSNARSPMVQHNKSAAETRKGLEQSGSTATSSRLHSDKHVISECQNGANISPEKADCSESGFSSSNEKFHVSYPAEHYSAKESIMYRKPPYTLGYTASSSQKLAENMSRGYHSQSLGKICDKESGSGIRQKNTSSNIHIRGLSGNASIEGMMTSSKKNPKALKRNLILLLNDNKKNKVCQMLFPYEDLVKFFQCEEWRISPRGLLNCGNSCYANAVLQCLTGTKPLMVYLLQRSHSRTCCVKEWCLMCELEQHVSMLKEGGGPLSASKILLNMRNIGCRMGGGNQEDAHEFLRLLVMSMQSVCLEGLGGEKEVDPRLQDTTLIQQIFGGRLKSKVKCLRCHLESEIYESIMDLTLEIHGRVESLEDALTQFTAPEDLDGENMYRCGRCLAYVKARKQLSLHEVPNILTIVLKRFQVQAVPPNQVMSEGAYMLFYARSFPRPPQAHTEKKLSHPPTFARRSVVKSQKSSKHGQQRQDGSLHASENLVNPRNHMGKEHGEDTTDQAADHISRPSSRNSLPDGTYPDTSSMEFSDATSSDWHLFTSSDDSSFTTESTRDSFSTADYGDNTSIDTISSIFNPFYAPSYVHGNAVSCTKFPPCRPQTRFFMDSTNGSLVANSAIRRCT; encoded by the exons ATGCTTCAGCCAAGGGAAGCTGACATACCTGCACTTTTCATTTTCCTGGTCTTGATTCCACTTTTCACTTATATCTTACTTGGGAGATGGAACGAGGCGGCTAAGAAGAAGGCTAGGATAAGTATACTTGCTCAGCTTGCTGCTGAAGAAGCTTTCCAAGTAGAAGCAATGGCATCTGCCAGTGTCCTTCAAGTTTTGCCATCTTCAAGAACTGGCTTTCATGAATGCACTAGATGCTTTGCCCCTGCTACAACACGCTGCTCCAGATGCAAGTCGGTCAGATACTG TTCTGGAAAGTGCCAAATAATTCACTGGAGGCAGGGGCATAAGCATGAATGTCAACAATGGCATGATAGTTCCTTGGATGTTTTGGCTGGCCTACCTCTTAAAGATACAGTTCGGCACAAGCCTATCttgaataactcaaaatcatcttACCTTTGCAATGGTATTGAAGAGCCCCTGCATTACAATATTCAAAATGACATGGATGATCCTTCCTTTGTTAGCACTGACACATCTGAAGATTCAGAGACTGGAAGGAAGTCATCAGGAATGGGTGTTGTTAATAAATcaaaaaaagataaatcttatGGCGATGATCACACTGCATGTGCATTTGATCAAGACCATGACCATGATGCTTGTGCTCAAGCCTTGTTGACCAACCATTTTACTGAGATTTCTTCAGAGGATGCTCCTAAAGGATCTAAG TTAGCAAATCGAAACTCTACTGCTTCGCCCTGTCAAATCCATATGAATCAAGAGACCAACATCTCATCTAATGCCAGAAGTCCGATGGTCCAGCACAATAAATCAGCTGCCGAAACAAGAAAGGGACTGGAACAAAGTGGTTCCACTGCAACATCATCTCGGTTACATTCGGATAAACATGTGATAAGTGAATGCCAAAATGGTGCAAATATCAGTCCAGAGAAAGCAGATTGTTCTGAGTCTGGTTTTTCTTCTTCTAATGAAAAATTTCATGTCAGTTACCCTGCTGAACACTATTCAGCCAAAGAAAGCATAATGTACAGGAAACCCCCCTACACTCTTGGGTACACAGCTTCCTCGTCACAGAAGTTAGCGGAGAACATGTCGAGAGGGTACCACTCTCAAAGTTTAGGAAAAATTTGTGACAAGGAAAGTGGATCTG GAATCCGACAAAAGAATACATCCTCAAACATCCACATACGGGGCCTCAGTGGGAATGCAAGCATTGAAGGGATGATGACAAGCTCAAAGAAGAATCCAAAAGCGCTCAAACGGAATCTTATTTTATTGTTGAATGACAATAAGAAGAACAAG GTTTGTCAAATGTTATTTCCTTACGAAGATCTTGTTAAGTTTTTCCAATGTGAAGAGTGGCGGATATCTCCTAGGGGGCTTCTTAATTGTGGAAATAG TTGCTATGCTAATGCTGTTTTGCAATGTCTGACTGGCACCAAACCTCTCATGGTCTACCTACTTCAGAGATCACATTCAAGAACCT GTTGTGTCAAGGAGTGGTGCCTCATGTGTGAACTCGAGCAACATGTTTCAATGTTGAAGGAAGGAGGTGGTCCTTTGTCTGCCAGTAAGATCCTTTTGAACATGAGAAATATTGGGTGTCGCATGGGTGGTGGAAACCAAGAAGATGCACATGAATTTCTCAG GCTTCTAGTTATGTCCATGCAATCTGTGTGCCTTGAAGGACTGGGTGGTGAGAAGGAAGTTGATCCAAGGTTGCAAGATACAACACTTATACAACAGATATTTGGTGGTCGCCTCAAATCAAAG GTCAAGTGCCTAAGATGTCATCTTGAGTCTGAAATATATGAGAGCATTATGGATCTTACACTGGAGATACATGGCCGGGTTGAATCACTGGAAGATGCTCTCACACAATTTACTGCTCCGGAGGATTTAGATGGGGAGAATATGTACAGATGTGGAAG GTGTTTGGCATATGTTAaagccaggaagcagttgagtttACATGAGGTCCCCAACATACTAACTATAGTTTTGAAGAGGTTCCAG GTGCAAGCAGTACCACCAAATCAAGTGATGTCGGAAGGTGCATACATGCTTTTCTACGCGAG ATCTTTTCCACGGCCCCCTCAAGCTCATACCGAGAAAAAATTATCACATCCTCCAACTTTTGCAAGGCGGAGTGTGGTCAAGAGCCAGAAATCTTCAAAACATGGGCAACAAAGACAAGATGGAAGCTTACATGCCTCAGAAAATTTGGTGAACCCTAGAAATCATATGGGAAAGGAACATGGTGAAGATACCACGGACCAAGCTGCTGATCACATCTCAAGGCCTTCAAGTAGAAACAGCCTGCCGGATGGAACATATCCAGATACGTCGAGCATGGAATTTTCTGATGCTACATCTAGCGATTGGCATCTTTTCACAAGTTCCGACGATTCATCATTCACCACCGAGAGCACCAGAGATTCATTTAGCACTGCCGATTATGGAGACAATACTAGCATCGACACTATTTCCTCTATATTCAACCCCTTCTATGCACCAAGTTATGTTCATGGCAATGCGGTTTCGTGCACAAAATTCCCACCGTGTAGGCCACAGACAAGATTCTTCATGGATAGCACAAATGGATCCTTAGTTGCCAACTCAGCAATTCGGCGGTGTACATAA